In Bombus huntii isolate Logan2020A chromosome 9, iyBomHunt1.1, whole genome shotgun sequence, a single window of DNA contains:
- the LOC126869682 gene encoding COP9 signalosome complex subunit 2 produces the protein MSDGEDDFMCEEEEDYGLEYSEDSNSEPDVDLENQYYNSKALKEDDPKAALQSFQKVLDLEGGEKGEWGFKALKQMIKINFKLGNYKEMMARYKQLLTYIKSAVTRNHSEKSINSILDYISTSKNMELLQDFYETTLDALKDAKNDRLWFKTNTKLGKLYFDRSDFNKLAKILKQLHQSCQTDDGEDDLKKGTQLLEIYALEIQMYTAQKNNKKLKTLYEQSLHIKSAIPHPLIMGVIRECGGKMHLREGEFERAHTDFFEAFKNYDESGSPRRTTCLKYLVLANMLMKSGINPFDSQEAKPYKNDPEILAMTNLVVSYQNNDINQFELILKQNRNNIMDDPFIREHIEDLLRNIRTQVLIKLIKPYTRIYIPFISKELNIDVSEVESLLVSCILDSTIRGRIDQVNQVLELDKKSVCAARYNALDKWTGQLHSLHLTIVNKMS, from the exons atgtcAGACGGTGAAGATGATTTTATGtgcgaggaagaggaagatTATGGTCTT gAATACTCTGAAGACTCAAATTCAGAACCTGATGTTGATTTAGAAAACCAATATTATAATAGTAAAGCTTTAAAAGAGGATGATCCAAAAGCAGCTCTACAAAGTTTCCAAAAAGTTTTGGATTTAGAGGGAGGAGAGAAGGGCGAATGGGGTTTCAAGGCTTTGAagcaaatgataaaaattaattttaaattg GGTAATTATAAGGAAATGATGGCAAGGTATAAGCAATTATTAACTTACATTAAAAGCGCAGTTACTAGAAACCATTCAGAAAAATCAATAAATtccatattagattatattaGTACCTCAAAGAAT ATGGAATTATTACAAGATTTTTATGAAACTACTTTAGATGCGTTAAAGGATGCTAAAAATGATAGGTTATGGTTTAAAACTAATACAAAATTGGGAAAGTTATACTTTGATCGATCAGATTTTAACAAATTAGCAAAGATATTAAAACAACTTCATCAAAGTTGCCAG ACCGACGATGGGGAGGATGATTTGAAGAAGGGTACGCAACTTTTAGAAATCTATGCATTAGAAATACAAATGTATACAGCACAAAAGAATAACAAGAAATTAAAGACTTTATATGAACAAAGTTTACATATTAAAAGTGCTATACCACATCCATTAATAATGGGTGTCATTAGAG aatgtGGAGGAAAAATGCATTTAAGAGAAGGTGAATTTGAAAGAGCACACACTGATTTCTTTGAAGCTTTCAAAAATTATGATGAATCCGGATCACCAAGACGTACTACATGTCTGAAATATTTAGTTCTAGCAAACAT GCTTATGAAATCTGGTATCAATCCATTTGACTCCCAGGAAGCAAAACCATACAAAAATGATCCAGAGATCTTGGCAATGACAAACTTAGTAGTCAGTTACcaaaataatgatattaatcagtttgaattaattttaaaacaaaacagGAATAATATAATGGATGATCCTTTCATAAGAGAACATATTGAAgatttattacgtaatatacgCACACAG gttttaatcaaattaattaaaccaTACACTAGAATTTACATCCCTTTTATAAGCaaagaattaaatatcgaTGTATCAGAGGTTGAAAGTCTCTTAGTGTCTTGTATTTTGGATAGTACTATCCGTGGTCGTATTGACCAG GTGAACCAAGTACTCGAATTGGATAAAAAATCAGTATGCGCGGCGCGTTATAACGCTCTTGATAAGTGGACAGGACAGTTACACTCTTTGCATTTAACTATAGTAAATAAGATGTCGTAA